Sequence from the Schaalia sp. 19OD2882 genome:
GAAGGCGTCCACGCGTTCCCCGTTCAGCAGGATGTCAACCTTGACCAAGTCGGCCACCTGGTTTCCGGACTCGTGGTAGTCGAGGGAGGCGTAGCCGCGGGTGCGGGACTTGAGGTGGTCGAAGAAGTCGAAGACGATCTCGGCCAAGGGCAGCGTGTAGTGGATCTCGACCCGGTCCTCACTCAGGTAGTCCATGCCCTTCATGGCGCCGCGGCGTTCCTGACACAGCTCCATGACGGTGCCGGTGAATTCCGTGGGGGTCAAGATGGTGGCGTTGACCACCGGTTCACGCACCTCCGCGATCTTGCCCTCGGGGTATTCGCTGGGATTGTCGACGCGGACGACCTCGCGGTCCTCCTTGGTGACCTGGTAGACGACATTCGGCGCGGTGGCGATCAGGTCCAGGTTGAATTCGCGTTCCAAGCGCTCGCGGACGATCTCCAGGTGGAGCAGGCCGAGGAAGCCGCAGCGGAAGCCGAAACCCAGGGCCGCCGAGGACTCCGGTTCGTAGGTCAGGGCCGCATCGTTGAGTTGCAGGCGTTCCAGGGCGTCACGCAGGTCGGGGAAGTCGGAGCCGTCCACCGGGTAGATGCCGGAGAAGACCATGGGTTTGGGGTCCTGGTAGCCGGCCAGGGGCTCTGTGGCTCCTTTGTGTTGGGCGGTGACGGTGTCGCCGACCTTCGATTGGCGCACGTCCTTCACGCCGGTGATGAGGTAGCCGACCTCGCCCGCACCGATTCCCGTCGAGGGCGAGGGTTCGGGCGAGATGACGCCGATCTCCAGCAGCTCGTGTGTGGCGCCGGTGGACATCATCTTGACCCGCTCGCGGGTGGAGAGCATTCCGTCGACCACTCGCACATATGTCACGACTCCGCGGTAGGTGTCGTAGACGGAGTCGAAGATCATGGCGCGGGTGGCGGCCCGCGGGTCGCCGGAGGGAGCCGGGACGACCTCGACGATGCGGTCGAGCAGCTCGGGCACACCCGCGCCCGTCTTTCCCGAGACCAGCAGGATCTCGTCCTCGTCACAGCCGATGAGTTGGGCCAGTTCGTGGGCGTACTTCTCCGGCTGGGCTCCGGGCAGGTCGATCTTGTTCAGGACGGGGATGATGGCCAGGTCGTTCTCCATGGCCAGGTACAGGTTCGCCAAGGTCTGGGCTTCGATCCCTTGGGCGGCGTCGACCAGTAGGACGGCGCCTTCACAAGCCGCCAGCGACCGGGAGACCTCGTAGGAGAAGTCGACGTGGCCGGGGGTGTCGATCATGTTCAGGGCGTAGGCGACATCGTCCACGGCCCAGGGCATGCGCACGGCCTGGGACTTGATGGTGATGCCGCGTTCACGTTCGATGTCCATGCGGTCCAGGTACTGGTCCTTCATGTCGCGCGCCTGGACGATCCCGGTCAGTTGCAGCATGCGGTCGGCCAAGGTGGACTTGCCGTGGTCGATGTGGGCGATGATGCAGAAGTTCCGGATGTGTTCCTGCGCGGTGTGCGCAGGACGGATCGACGCCTCCTGGGCGGGCGTGGGGATGGGGGACAACGAGGACCTCCGTCAGGTGTCGGGCGTTGCCCACCATCGTCCCATCCTCACACCCGCCGGCGCCAACCTGACCGGTGCCGCGTCGCGCACACTCCGCCCGTACCCGCGCGGCGAGGGCGGCCCCCGGGTGGGTGCTCAAAGTCCGAAGGCATCCCCGCCCTCGCCCGCCGGCCCCTCACCTGACACGATGTCGAGCAAGTCCGTGAAATGGGCGATCTCCTCGGGTCCGAATCCGGCGGGTGGGTTGTCGACGAGGGCGCGGCACCAGCGTGCGGCGCGCCAGGTGTCACCGTCGTCCAGGGCCAGGCCCACCTGCAGCATGCGCTGCCTGCCGGTGAGGGAATGGGTCTCACCCAGGTGGCGTCGACAGTCCTCGACCAGGATGGACCACTGTTCGCGGGCCAGAGCCACGTTCCCGTCCTCGTGGTGGTTCAAGGCGATGAGGTGCCGCAGTTCGAGAATCCTCTCATCGCCACAGTGGTGACTTTCCAGCAGATCCTCCATGAGGCCTTCGTATACCGCGGTGGATTCGGCGAAGCGTCGGTCCATTGCCAGAACCTCCCCCAGATTGTTCCTGGTCATGAGGTACATGGGGTCGCCCTGGTCGACAGTGCCCTGCATGTCGGCCACCAGGTCCCGGTAGACGCGGGCGGCCCTTTCCCACAGACCCTTGGCCTTGAGGGGCATTGCCGAGTTGTTGCGTACGACGAATTCGAATCCGGGTGGCACCTCGGGAGCGCGTCGGATGTCGCGCAGCAGTTGCGCGAAGGCGTTCAAGGCCAGGTCCTCGTAGCCGCAGACGCACATCCAGTACAGCTCGGAGTTGCGCATGACGAGGGTGATTTCGTGCAGTGGGCCGAGTTCAGCCATGGCCACACGCACGGCCCGACTGGCCCGGCGTTTGGCTTCCATTTCGTTGCCGACCTCGGCATGCCAGTCGACAAGCAGTTTGAGCACGTGGATCTTGGCGATCGGCGAGATCTCGCTGCCGTGCTCGGCCAGGATTTCATCCACCATGTCGATGGCGCGGGCGACGGACCCGTGTTGATGGGTGCGAAGGGCTGCGGACAGGCCGGGCACCTCGTAGGGGGAGAAGGGCCAGCTTCCCCCGTCGATCCGGGCTCGCCGCTGGGCGGGGAAGGCGCTGGTGCCGGGGGCGTCGGCTTCGATGGGCGACGCCTGCGGGGGAAACAGGCTTCGTCGGCGTCGCCGCCACCCACCCTGCCCCGGCCTGCGCCGCGCCTGGCCACGGCCTTTGCCTGCTCGTCTGCCTGCTGTCATGTGTCGTGCCATCGGAGCATCTCCTTGTACGGTTGACATCACGTCGAAACGATTCGTTCCACAAAGATTCTGTCCTTCACTTTCCGTCAGCCACAAGTGGCGGCCCGACCCTTGTGGATGGAGGATCGTGCGACCAGGGCCTGTGGACAGAGCTCCTGGCCGCACGCGACGATGGGCCCATGAGCTCCCCTTTCCTCGACATGCTCCTTGGCCTTGGTCGCACTTTCCTCAACTCGGTCCTCCAAGGGGCGATCGGCGGAACCGCTTCGCCGTCAAGCCGCTCACGCAGGTCGAGTGCGTCGAGTGGGACCGCCACCCGCAATGAGCGTCGACGCGCGGACTCGCGGCCGACGCCGCGTTCGTCCACACCTTCCTCATCCGCTTCGACACCGCACCGCTCCCCCACCTTTTCGGGGGGCGAGGGCGGGACCGGCGTCCACGAGGTCACGCGCGCAGTTGCCTTGGCGGGTGCGCAGTGGGCGCCGGCCGACGACGGGGACGCCGATCCGGGTGAGGTCGTGTGGACGTGGATCCCGTACGAGGAGGACTCGTCCAAGGGGAAGGACCGGCCCGTGGTCGTGCTCTCACGCGCCGGCAGCGGGGTGCACGTCGCACAGATGACGTCGAAGGACCATGACCGGGACGCGGCGCAGGAGGCACGCTGGGGCCGCTACTGGTTCGACATCGGCAGCGGCGACTGGGACCCGCAGGGGCGTCCTTCCGAGGTGCGTCTCAACCGCCCTCTGTGGGTGCCTGCCTCTGAGATCAGGCGCGAGGGAGCCGCCCTGCCCCGTTCCACTTTCGAGGCGTTGCTGGAGGCGATCCGCGACTGTCCGGTGGAGTGAACCTGCCTCTGCCCGCTCCGGGTGCACGGCCTGAACGGTGAGCGTATTCACGCGCCGGGATCCCCTTCGGGGATTGGAGTGAGCCCCACCCGGCTGGTAATGTGGCCAGTCGGACTCCCGGCCTGGTCGGGCAGGGGGTCTGGTCCGAACCGTTCGTGGATGTCCCCACGTCCCAGTCCCGGTTCTGGCACAGCCCTCACCGACCTGTCCGAACGAATTCCAAGGAGTCATCCGACTGTGGCGAACATCAAGTCCCAGATGAAGCGGATCCGCACCAACGAGAAGCGTCGCGTGCGCAACCAGGCCATCAAGTCCGAGCTGAAGACCCTCGTGCGCAGGGCCCGCGAAGCCGTCGAGGCCGGCGACAAGGAGGCCGCTGTCGAGGCCCTGCGTGTCGCCTCGCGCAAACTCGACAAGGCCGTCTCGAAGGGCGTCATCCACAAGAACCAGGCCGCGAACCGCAAGTCCAAGCTCGCGCATCGCGTGGCCTCCCTCGGCTGAGCCCGCCTCACCGATCGACCACTGGACAGGCGCCGGTGACCCACGTGGTCACCGGCGCCTGCACGTCTGCCGGGGCTCCCGCGCACTTGGGGTCGGGGCGGAACGTGAGTTGAAGGGCAGAAGGGGTCGACTTCGAGGGGGCCACCCACTGATCGCCGGGAGGATGGAGCACCGGGCCGCCGCGCATTCCGCACACAATGCCGCTTGCCGCTCCGCTCGACGGCTTCCCGAAAGCCCGGAATCCAGCCACTTCCGCTGAGGCGTGGAGGCCTCAATGGCGCGCATTGTGTGCGGAATGGCTCACCGATGGCATCATCTGAGGCGAGGGCGGGCTGTTCGCAGGGGGCTGCTTCCGACATCGTGATCCGGCTACCGACACCACGCCCCAGCTGCCGACGCTGCAACGTCGGGAGGAGAACAGCAACGTCGGCGCGATGCAGCATCATCGGCACGAATGCCCCTCCGACGGAAATCGGGCAACCGGGAGCCTTATGTCCAAGCACGCCCGTGGGGACTCTGTGCAGGAAGAGGTGCGGGCCAGACCCTCGCACGCACTGGGGGTCAGCGGCTGCCGCGGAGTCTGCACACGGTGATGACGGCCTTCTCGATCGCCCGATGTGGGTCCTTCGACAGGCCCTTGACCTCCTCGTCGGCCAAGGCGACGGCCTCGACGGCCGCCGCAAGACTCGTGTCATCCCATCCGCGCAGATCGCGGCGGACCTTGTCGAAGAGCCACGGGCTCATGCCCGCCGCCTGGGCCGAACCGCAGATCGATGCCTTGGCCAGTTGGCGGACCTTCATGGCCAGGGCGGCGACAAGGGGCACCGGGTCGGTACCGGTGGCCAAGGAGTGACGCAGCAGGGTGAGCGCGCGGGCACTCTGCCCGGCAATGGCTGCATCGGCAACGTCGAATCCCTTCGCCTCCACCCGACCCCCGTGGTAGGTGCGCACGTGTTCGACGGTGATGCGCCCCTCGACATCGTCCATGAGCTGGGCGAGGGCCGCCGCCATGGACCTCACGTCCTCCCCCAGGGCCTCGACCAGCATCTGAGCGGCGTCATTGTCCAGGGCACGCCCACGTTCCTTGGCGTCGGCGCGCAGCAGGTCGAGTTTGTCGGCGTCCTTCTTCAGGGGTTCGGCCGCAATGACGGGGAATCCGGCCTTGGCGACAGCGTCGGTGACCTTCTTGCCCCTGGCGTTTCCGCCCGGGTGTCTGAGGATCAGCCACACGTCGGGCGCCGGTGCAACCAAGTAGGCCAGGAGGTCTTCTTGAAGGGCCTCGTTGAGTGCTTCCAGGTCGGGCACGGTGACCAGTCGCGCCTCACCGAAGAGTGAGGGCGAGGTGATGACTTCCAATTGTCCCGCCTGGTAGGTGGCGGCACCCAGTTCGGTGCGTTCGACATTCGGGTCCGCTTGCAGCGCAAGGGCCCGCAGTTTCGCGGTGGCACGGTCGGCAAGCAGTCCTTCGGATCCTTTGACCAGGACGACGGGAGCCAGTTCCACCTTCACCGGGGCCGGTGTCCCCCTTCGAGGCGCGCGTCCTGCCATTGGCCCTCCCCCTTGCATGTCCCATCGGCTCCGGTCGGTGACCAGTGTGTCACGCCCCTGCCACATCTCGGGTGAGCAGTGGCAGGGAGGCGTCCTTGCCGGCCTCCACGACCGAAACGATGGTGCGCACGCCCCCGCAGATGGGGCGGCGCACGGCCCGACGGGTGAGGTCAGTGGAGATTCCAGCGCCCTCGCCCCCAGGTCCAC
This genomic interval carries:
- the lepA gene encoding translation elongation factor 4, translated to MSPIPTPAQEASIRPAHTAQEHIRNFCIIAHIDHGKSTLADRMLQLTGIVQARDMKDQYLDRMDIERERGITIKSQAVRMPWAVDDVAYALNMIDTPGHVDFSYEVSRSLAACEGAVLLVDAAQGIEAQTLANLYLAMENDLAIIPVLNKIDLPGAQPEKYAHELAQLIGCDEDEILLVSGKTGAGVPELLDRIVEVVPAPSGDPRAATRAMIFDSVYDTYRGVVTYVRVVDGMLSTRERVKMMSTGATHELLEIGVISPEPSPSTGIGAGEVGYLITGVKDVRQSKVGDTVTAQHKGATEPLAGYQDPKPMVFSGIYPVDGSDFPDLRDALERLQLNDAALTYEPESSAALGFGFRCGFLGLLHLEIVRERLEREFNLDLIATAPNVVYQVTKEDREVVRVDNPSEYPEGKIAEVREPVVNATILTPTEFTGTVMELCQERRGAMKGMDYLSEDRVEIHYTLPLAEIVFDFFDHLKSRTRGYASLDYHESGNQVADLVKVDILLNGERVDAFSAIVHKDAAYQYGLRMTKRLKELIPRQQFEIPVQAAVGSRVIARETIKALRKDMLAKCYGGDITRKRKLLEKQKEGKKRMKSIGRVDVPQEAFIAALTSDVPTGKK
- a CDS encoding type II toxin-antitoxin system PemK/MazF family toxin → MSSPFLDMLLGLGRTFLNSVLQGAIGGTASPSSRSRRSSASSGTATRNERRRADSRPTPRSSTPSSSASTPHRSPTFSGGEGGTGVHEVTRAVALAGAQWAPADDGDADPGEVVWTWIPYEEDSSKGKDRPVVVLSRAGSGVHVAQMTSKDHDRDAAQEARWGRYWFDIGSGDWDPQGRPSEVRLNRPLWVPASEIRREGAALPRSTFEALLEAIRDCPVE
- the rpsT gene encoding 30S ribosomal protein S20; amino-acid sequence: MANIKSQMKRIRTNEKRRVRNQAIKSELKTLVRRAREAVEAGDKEAAVEALRVASRKLDKAVSKGVIHKNQAANRKSKLAHRVASLG
- the holA gene encoding DNA polymerase III subunit delta; this encodes MAGRAPRRGTPAPVKVELAPVVLVKGSEGLLADRATAKLRALALQADPNVERTELGAATYQAGQLEVITSPSLFGEARLVTVPDLEALNEALQEDLLAYLVAPAPDVWLILRHPGGNARGKKVTDAVAKAGFPVIAAEPLKKDADKLDLLRADAKERGRALDNDAAQMLVEALGEDVRSMAAALAQLMDDVEGRITVEHVRTYHGGRVEAKGFDVADAAIAGQSARALTLLRHSLATGTDPVPLVAALAMKVRQLAKASICGSAQAAGMSPWLFDKVRRDLRGWDDTSLAAAVEAVALADEEVKGLSKDPHRAIEKAVITVCRLRGSR